From Sphingorhabdus sp. SMR4y:
GGATGCGATACCGATCATCAGAACGACGGCAAATCCCTTGACCGGCCCCGAACCGAACAGGAACAGCAATACGCCGGCGATGATATTGGTGACATTGGCATCCATAATCGCTCTCGACGCTTCCTTATACCCGACTTCGATCGCCTGAATGACACGCCTGCCCCGTTTCCGCTCTTCGCGTATTCGTTCATTGATCAGCACGTTGGCATCGACTGCAGAACCGACCGTCAGCACAAAGCCGGCGATACCGGGCAGCGTCAATGTCGCGTTGAACATCGCCATAACGCCGACGATGATGAACAGGTTCAGCGCCAGTGCGATATTGGCATACATGCCAAATCGGCCATAGGTCACGACCATGAAGGTCAGCACCGCGACCGTGGCGATGATCGCGGCAATCATGCCCTTGTCGATCGAATCCTTGCCAAGATCGGGCCCGACGGTACGTTCTTCGACGATTTTCAATTCCACCGGCAAGGCACCGGAGCGCAGCGCGATCGCCAGCTGGTTTGCACTCTCGACGGAAAAGTTGCCGGAAATCTGGGCCGAACCGCCAAGAATCGGTTCGTTGATATTGGGAGCCGACAGCACCTGTCCATCCAGAATGATGGCAAAGGGCCGACCGACATTATTCTGCGTCAATCGGGCAAATTTGGCGCCGCCCTCGCTGTCGAAGGTGATATTGACCACCGCCGCGTTGGTCTGCTGGTCAAAGCCCTGCCCGGCATCGGTCAGCTTGTCGCCACTGATGCCGCCCAGTCGCTTGACGGCAATATTGGGCAAGCCGGACGGATTGTCCGGATAAGGAAAAATCTGGCTGCCCACTGGCGCACGTCCTGCGGCGACCATATTGGGATCGGCTTCGAAATCGACCAGTTTGAATTCCAGCTTTGCCGTCTGACCGAGCAAGGCCTTCAATGCCTCCGGATCATCGAGGCCCGGCACCTGCACCACGATCCGGTTATCGCCCTGGCGGATGATCGTCGGCTCGCGCGTACCCATTTCGTCGATCCGGCGGCGGATCACGTCGGTTGCCGTCTCCATCGCATTTTCGACGGCATTTTCCAGACCAGCAGCGGTCGGGGTCAGCACGAAACGCGTATCGTCGCGCACTTCGATATCCCAGTCGCGCTGGCCGGTCAGTCCGGCACCGCTTGTCAGCGGAACAATCGCATCGCGCGCCGCATCGACCTGAGTGCTGTCGCGCACCATGAAGCTCAACACGCCATCGCGCCGGGAAATATCGCCAATTCCGATTCGCGGATCGGCGCGGCGCATTTCCGCGCGCACCGATTCTTCCATCGTCTCGAGCCGGGCGGTCGCCACATCGGCCGGATCCGCTTCCAGCAGAATATGACTGCCGCCCTGAAGATCCAGCCCCAGATTGATCGTCTCATTCGGCAGAAAGCTCGGCCAATATTGCCGGCCATTTTCACCCAGCAGGCTGGGAATGGACATCAGCACGCCAAAGGCCAGCAGCAGA
This genomic window contains:
- the secD gene encoding protein translocase subunit SecD, with translation MLDFPRWKVISISLLLAFGVLMSIPSLLGENGRQYWPSFLPNETINLGLDLQGGSHILLEADPADVATARLETMEESVRAEMRRADPRIGIGDISRRDGVLSFMVRDSTQVDAARDAIVPLTSGAGLTGQRDWDIEVRDDTRFVLTPTAAGLENAVENAMETATDVIRRRIDEMGTREPTIIRQGDNRIVVQVPGLDDPEALKALLGQTAKLEFKLVDFEADPNMVAAGRAPVGSQIFPYPDNPSGLPNIAVKRLGGISGDKLTDAGQGFDQQTNAAVVNITFDSEGGAKFARLTQNNVGRPFAIILDGQVLSAPNINEPILGGSAQISGNFSVESANQLAIALRSGALPVELKIVEERTVGPDLGKDSIDKGMIAAIIATVAVLTFMVVTYGRFGMYANIALALNLFIIVGVMAMFNATLTLPGIAGFVLTVGSAVDANVLINERIREERKRGRRVIQAIEVGYKEASRAIMDANVTNIIAGVLLFLFGSGPVKGFAVVLMIGIASSVFTAVVVTRMFVALWARRARPQELVI